One segment of Rosa chinensis cultivar Old Blush chromosome 6, RchiOBHm-V2, whole genome shotgun sequence DNA contains the following:
- the LOC112170086 gene encoding pathogenesis-related protein 1: MELSKISLSLIAFALLHSTHAQNSPQDYLNAHNSARAAVGVGGLTWDTNLVAYAQRYANSHIGDCNMVHSGGPYGENLAKSTGDLSGTSAVNLWVREKAYYDYNPNTCASGKVCGHYTQVVWRNSVRVGCAKVRCNNGGTFIGCNYDPPGNYVGQKPY, from the coding sequence ATGGAATTGTCTAAGATTTCATTATCCCTCATAGCCTTCGCCCTACTCCATTCCACTCATGCACAAAACTCACCCCAGGACTACCTCAATGCCCACAACAGTGCTCGAGCTGCTGTGGGCGTGGGAGGCTTGACATGGGACACTAATCTAGTTGCTTATGCGCAAAGATATGCTAATTCACAtattggtgattgcaacatggTGCATTCTGGTGGGCCTTATGGCGAAAACCTTGCAAAGAGCACCGGCGACTTATCAGGCACATCTGCTGTTAACTTGTGGGTGAGAGAGAAGGCATACTATGATTACAACCCTAACACATGTGCTTCTGGCAAGGTCTGTGGGCATTATACGCAGGTCGTTTGGCGCAACTCGGTACGTGTGGGGTGTGCCAAAGTGAGGTGCAACAATGGAGGTACTTTCATCGGGTGCAATTATGATCCCCCGGGAAACTACGTTGGTCAGAAGCCTTACTGA